One window of Nicotiana tomentosiformis chromosome 11, ASM39032v3, whole genome shotgun sequence genomic DNA carries:
- the LOC104113192 gene encoding signal peptide peptidase-like — protein MKNIERLANVALLGLSLAPLVVNVDPNVNVIVTACLTVFVGCYRSVKPTPPSETMSNEHAMRFPLVGSAMLLSLFLLFKFLSKDLVNAVLTCYFFVLGIAALSATLLPAIRRFLPKKWNDDLIIWHFPYFRSLEIEFTRSQIVAAIPGTIFCVWYAKQKHWLANNVLGLAFCIQGIEMLSLGSFKTGAILLAGLFVYDIFWVFFTPVMVSVAKSFDAPIKLLFPTADAKRPFSMLGLGDIVIPGIFVALALRFDVSRGKGPQYFKSAFLGYTFGLALTIFVMNWFQAAQPALLYIVPAVIGFLAVHCIWNGDVKPLLEFDEGKTKGAEEADAKESKKVE, from the exons ATGAAGAATATCGAGCGTCTCGCAAATGTTGCTTTATTAG GTTTGAGTCTGGCACCACTGGTGGTGAATGTGGATCCAAATGTAAATGTCATAGTAACAGCTTGCCTTACTGTCTTTGTGGGATGCTACCGTTCTGTCAAGCCTACTCCACCTTCA GAAACAATGTCTAATGAACACGCAATGAGGTTCCCCTTGGTTGGAAGTGCAATGCTCTTGTCATTGTTCTTGCTTTTTAAGTTCCTGTCAAAAGACCTGGTTAATGCCGTATTGACATGCTACTTCTTCGTTCTTGGCATTGCTGCACTTTC GGCGACATTGTTACCTGCTATCAGACGATTCTTGCCCAAAAAGTGGAATGATGATCTCATAATATGGCACTTCCCATATTTCCGCT CTTTGGAGATTGAGTTCACAAGGTCTCAGATTGTTGCCGCAATTCCTGGAACCATCTTCTGTGTTTGGTATGCTAAACAGAAGCATTGGCTAGCTAACAACGTTTTGGGCCTTGCCTTTTGCATTCAG GGTATTGAAATGCTTTCACTTGGATCATTTAAGACTGGCGCCATACTATTG GCAGGACTTTTTGTGTATGACATCTTCTGGGTCTTTTTTACCCCAGTGATGGTCAGTGTTGCCAAATCTTTTGATGCTCCTATCAAG CTTTTGTTCCCCACAGCAGATGCTAAACGCCCCTTCTCAATGTTGGGTCTTGGAGACATAGTTATCCCCG GTATTTTTGTTGCATTGGCCCTCCGCTTTGACGTTTCCAGAGGGAAGGGGCCCCAATACTTTAAGAGTGCATTTTTAGGATACACATTTGGTTTGGCTCTTACCATATTTGTTATGAACTGGTTTCAAGCTGCACAG CCTGCTCTGCTATATATTGTTCCAGCAGTGATTGGATTCTTAGCCGTACACTGCATATGGAACGGGGACGTGAAGCCT TTGTTGGAGTTCGACGAGGGAAAGACGAAAGGCGCTGAAGAAGCCGATGCCAAAGAAAGCAAGAAGGTAGAATGA